One Pseudomonas sp. AN-1 genomic region harbors:
- a CDS encoding MFS transporter → MSAPALLSLPLLALALGGFVVGSSEYIIMGLLPEVAGDLGVSLADAGLLVSAYAMGVVVGAPLLGPLLGRLPRRRALLWLMGAYTLGNLGCALAPDYAWLVAARLFTAISHAGFFGCATLLAAELAPPQRRASAMALVLSGLTIANVLGVPLGAWFGQASNWRMTFFAVAGCGVCTLLAQWAWLPRGQSAPGHGGGAWSGVLRRPVLHALAICCLSSVALFSVFTYISPLLREAGGLSANLSNTGLLVFGVGLTLGNLLGGRLADRGLRHAVPLALGASALALLGLLVLIDSTPATMALLLCWGMASFAISSPLQLLLVEQAGDSAGLAATLSHAAFNLGNASGAWFGGLWLGAQLALAQLPLLGVALLLATIAAAWPLPHLRPARERLGLH, encoded by the coding sequence ATGTCCGCTCCAGCCCTGCTGTCCCTGCCCCTGCTGGCCCTCGCCCTCGGCGGCTTCGTGGTCGGCAGCAGCGAATACATCATCATGGGCCTGCTGCCCGAGGTGGCCGGCGACCTCGGCGTCAGCCTGGCCGACGCCGGCCTCCTGGTCAGCGCCTACGCCATGGGCGTGGTGGTCGGCGCGCCGCTGCTCGGCCCGCTGCTCGGCCGCCTGCCGCGCCGGCGGGCGCTGCTGTGGCTGATGGGCGCCTACACCCTCGGCAACCTGGGCTGCGCGCTGGCGCCGGACTACGCCTGGCTGGTCGCCGCGCGGCTGTTCACCGCCATCAGCCACGCCGGCTTCTTCGGCTGCGCCACCCTGCTCGCCGCCGAACTGGCGCCGCCGCAGCGGCGCGCCTCGGCGATGGCCCTGGTGCTCAGCGGCCTGACCATCGCCAACGTGCTCGGCGTACCGCTGGGCGCCTGGTTCGGCCAGGCCAGCAACTGGCGGATGACCTTCTTCGCCGTGGCCGGCTGCGGCGTCTGCACCCTGCTCGCCCAGTGGGCGTGGCTGCCGCGCGGCCAGAGCGCACCCGGCCACGGCGGCGGCGCCTGGAGCGGCGTGCTGCGCCGGCCGGTGCTGCACGCCTTGGCCATCTGCTGCCTGTCCTCGGTGGCGCTGTTCAGCGTGTTCACCTACATCAGCCCGCTGCTGCGCGAGGCCGGCGGCCTGTCGGCCAATCTGAGCAACACCGGCCTCCTGGTGTTCGGCGTCGGCCTGACCCTCGGCAACCTGCTCGGCGGCCGCCTGGCCGACCGCGGCCTGCGCCATGCCGTGCCGCTGGCGCTGGGCGCAAGCGCCCTGGCCCTGCTTGGCCTGCTCGTCCTCATCGACAGCACGCCGGCGACCATGGCCCTGCTGCTGTGCTGGGGCATGGCCAGCTTCGCCATCTCATCGCCGCTGCAGCTGCTGCTGGTGGAACAGGCCGGCGACTCCGCGGGCCTGGCCGCCACCCTCAGCCACGCCGCCTTCAACCTCGGCAACGCCAGCGGCGCCTGGTTCGGCGGCCTGTGGCTGGGCGCCCAGCTCGCACTGGCACAGCTGCCGCTGCTCGGCGTCGCCCTGCTGCTGGCGACCATCGCCGCCGCCTGGCCGCTGCCGCACCTGCGCCCGGCGCGCGAGCGGCTGGGACTGCACTGA
- a CDS encoding cupin domain-containing protein has product MDRAALKHFGKPDEVREFPKGRLELVTIGGATVGRAIFEPGWRWSTSLQPIAKTKSCEAPHFQYHVSGVLHILMDDGSEFDCGPGDLSLLPSGHDAWVVGDEPAVVVDFQGMLDYAKAH; this is encoded by the coding sequence ATGGACAGGGCGGCACTCAAGCACTTCGGCAAACCGGACGAGGTCCGGGAATTTCCCAAGGGCCGGCTGGAGCTGGTCACCATCGGCGGCGCCACGGTCGGCCGCGCCATCTTCGAGCCCGGCTGGCGCTGGTCGACCTCGCTGCAGCCGATCGCCAAGACCAAAAGCTGCGAGGCGCCGCACTTCCAGTACCACGTCTCCGGCGTGCTGCACATCCTGATGGACGACGGCAGCGAGTTCGACTGCGGGCCGGGCGACCTGTCGCTGCTGCCCTCGGGCCACGATGCCTGGGTGGTCGGCGACGAGCCGGCGGTGGTGGTCGACTTCCAGGGCATGCTCGACTACGCCAAGGCGCACTAG
- a CDS encoding DUF2784 domain-containing protein, with amino-acid sequence MLWGLAADAILVVHLAFVLFALLGGLLVACWRGLLLLHPPAAAWAIFVELTGRGCPLTAWEQQLRLRAGEAGYSEGFVEHYLLPLLYPDWLTLPVQYVLAAFVLAVNLAVYAWVWRRRRARS; translated from the coding sequence ATGCTCTGGGGCCTGGCCGCCGACGCCATCCTGGTCGTGCACCTGGCCTTCGTGCTGTTCGCCCTGCTCGGCGGCCTGCTGGTGGCCTGCTGGCGCGGCCTCCTGCTGCTGCACCCGCCGGCGGCGGCCTGGGCGATCTTCGTCGAACTGACCGGCCGCGGCTGCCCGCTCACCGCCTGGGAGCAGCAGCTGCGCCTGCGCGCCGGCGAGGCCGGCTACAGCGAGGGCTTCGTCGAACACTACCTGCTGCCGCTGCTCTACCCCGACTGGCTGACCCTGCCGGTGCAGTACGTGCTGGCGGCCTTCGTGCTGGCGGTGAACCTGGCGGTGTACGCCTGGGTGTGGCGCCGCCGGCGCGCCCGCAGCTAG
- a CDS encoding flavin reductase family protein, with translation MKEFLPLAEVYAILEPGPVVLLSTAQAGRANLMPMSWHTMMEFEPPLVGCVVSAANHSFKALEATGECVLNVPTAELLDQLVACGNSHGDQVDKFARYGLTALPSAQVAVPRVEECWANLECRVIDRQLVGSYDFFVLEVVQAWHDPAVSAPCTLHHRGYGRFMIAGEEVQTASKMR, from the coding sequence ATGAAAGAATTCCTGCCCCTGGCCGAAGTCTACGCCATCCTCGAACCCGGCCCGGTGGTGCTGCTCAGCACCGCGCAGGCGGGGCGGGCCAACCTGATGCCGATGTCCTGGCACACGATGATGGAGTTCGAGCCGCCGCTGGTCGGCTGCGTGGTCAGCGCGGCCAACCATTCCTTCAAGGCGCTGGAGGCGACCGGCGAGTGCGTGCTCAACGTACCGACCGCCGAGCTGCTCGACCAGCTGGTGGCCTGCGGCAACAGCCATGGCGACCAGGTCGACAAGTTCGCCAGGTACGGCCTCACCGCGCTGCCCTCGGCGCAGGTGGCGGTGCCGCGGGTGGAGGAGTGCTGGGCGAACCTCGAATGCCGGGTGATCGATCGCCAGCTGGTCGGCAGCTACGACTTCTTCGTCCTCGAGGTGGTGCAGGCCTGGCACGACCCGGCGGTGAGCGCGCCGTGTACCCTGCACCACCGCGGCTACGGCCGCTTCATGATCGCCGGCGAGGAAGTGCAGACCGCCTCGAAGATGCGCTAG
- a CDS encoding amidohydrolase, giving the protein MRDLTALPDLKLALVQTAPVWQDPAANHAHFARLLDQAEGADLVILPEMFSTGFSMDAAALAEAEDGPSRAWLLAQAARLNAVVVGSVITRASDGSYRNRLYWARPDGSCAHYDKRHLFRMAGEHEHYAAGEQRVLLELKGWNVRPLVCYDLRFPVWSRDPHDTDLLLYIASWPAARRNPWNRLLPARGIENLCYVAAVNRIGADGNGYPHAGDSQVLDFMGDSLLDAGEAEGVFHVTLSAQALAKFRTRFPAYRDADEFELKG; this is encoded by the coding sequence ATGCGTGACCTGACCGCCTTGCCCGACCTCAAGCTGGCCCTGGTGCAGACCGCCCCGGTCTGGCAGGACCCGGCCGCCAACCATGCCCATTTCGCCCGCCTGCTCGACCAGGCTGAAGGCGCCGACCTGGTGATCCTGCCGGAGATGTTCTCCACCGGCTTCTCGATGGACGCCGCCGCGCTGGCCGAGGCCGAGGACGGCCCGAGCCGCGCCTGGCTGCTGGCGCAGGCCGCACGGCTGAACGCGGTGGTGGTCGGCAGCGTGATCACCCGCGCCAGCGACGGCAGCTACCGCAACCGCCTGTACTGGGCGCGCCCGGACGGCAGCTGCGCGCACTACGACAAGCGCCACCTGTTCCGCATGGCCGGCGAGCACGAACACTATGCGGCGGGCGAGCAGCGCGTGCTGCTGGAGCTGAAGGGCTGGAATGTGCGTCCGCTGGTCTGCTACGACCTGCGCTTCCCGGTGTGGAGCCGCGACCCGCACGACACCGATCTGCTGCTGTACATCGCCAGCTGGCCGGCGGCGCGGCGCAATCCGTGGAACCGCCTGCTGCCGGCGCGCGGCATCGAGAACCTGTGCTACGTGGCGGCGGTCAACCGCATCGGCGCCGACGGCAACGGCTATCCGCACGCCGGCGACAGCCAGGTGCTCGACTTCATGGGCGACAGCCTGCTGGATGCCGGCGAGGCCGAGGGGGTGTTCCACGTCACCCTGTCGGCTCAGGCGCTGGCCAAGTTCCGCACGCGCTTCCCGGCGTACCGGGATGCCGACGAGTTCGAGCTGAAGGGCTGA
- a CDS encoding pyridoxal phosphate-dependent aminotransferase has translation MIVSKLPNVGTTIFTTMSQLAAQTGALNLSQGFPDFDGPQALREAVGRHVMAGHNQYAPMTGLPALREQVAAKISRSYGRSVDMDSEVTITPGATEAIFCAVQALVRPGDEVIVFDPCYDSYEPSVELAGGRCVHVPLALPDFAIDWQRLSDAISPRTRLIIINSPHNPSGALISRAELDQLAALIRDREIYLISDEVYEHLVFDGVQHASVLAHEELYARAFVVSSFGKTYHVTGWKTGYVVAPPALSAELRKVHQFVTFCGITPLQWALADYMTAHPEHVDELPAFYQAKRDLFCDLLQGSRFTFKRTPGTYFQLADYSAIRDDLNDVEMSLWLTREHGVATIPVSVFYQTPPEGLRLVRFCFAKREETLRQAADKLCRV, from the coding sequence ATGATCGTCAGCAAGCTGCCCAACGTCGGCACCACCATCTTCACCACCATGTCCCAGCTCGCCGCGCAGACCGGCGCTCTCAACCTGTCCCAGGGCTTTCCCGACTTCGACGGCCCGCAGGCGCTGCGCGAGGCGGTCGGCCGCCACGTGATGGCCGGGCACAACCAGTACGCGCCGATGACCGGCCTGCCGGCCCTGCGCGAGCAGGTGGCGGCGAAGATCTCCCGCAGCTACGGCCGCAGCGTGGACATGGACAGCGAGGTGACCATCACCCCCGGCGCCACCGAGGCGATCTTCTGCGCGGTGCAGGCGCTGGTACGCCCGGGCGACGAGGTGATCGTCTTCGACCCCTGCTACGACAGCTACGAGCCCTCGGTGGAGCTGGCCGGCGGGCGCTGCGTGCACGTGCCGCTGGCGCTGCCGGACTTCGCCATCGACTGGCAGCGTCTCAGCGATGCGATCAGCCCGCGCACCCGCCTGATCATCATCAACAGCCCGCACAACCCCAGCGGCGCGCTGATCTCCCGCGCCGAGCTGGACCAGTTGGCCGCGCTGATCCGCGACCGCGAGATCTACCTGATCAGCGACGAGGTCTACGAGCACCTGGTGTTCGACGGCGTGCAGCACGCCAGCGTGCTGGCCCACGAGGAGCTGTATGCGCGCGCCTTCGTGGTCAGCTCGTTCGGCAAGACCTACCACGTCACCGGCTGGAAGACCGGCTACGTGGTCGCGCCGCCGGCGCTCTCCGCCGAGCTGCGCAAGGTCCACCAGTTCGTCACCTTCTGCGGCATCACCCCGCTGCAGTGGGCGCTGGCCGACTACATGACCGCCCATCCCGAGCACGTCGACGAGCTGCCGGCCTTCTACCAGGCCAAGCGCGACCTGTTCTGCGACCTGCTGCAGGGTTCGCGCTTCACCTTCAAGCGCACCCCCGGCACCTACTTCCAGCTGGCCGACTACTCGGCGATCCGCGACGACCTGAACGACGTGGAGATGTCGCTGTGGCTGACCCGCGAGCACGGCGTGGCGACCATCCCGGTGTCGGTGTTCTACCAGACCCCGCCCGAGGGCCTGCGGCTGGTGCGCTTCTGCTTCGCCAAGCGCGAGGAAACCCTGCGCCAGGCCGCCGACAAGCTGTGCCGGGTTTGA